Proteins encoded together in one Miscanthus floridulus cultivar M001 chromosome 16, ASM1932011v1, whole genome shotgun sequence window:
- the LOC136511981 gene encoding small ribosomal subunit protein RACK1z-like: MAGAQESLSLVGTMRGHNGEVTAIATPIDNSPFIVSSSRDKSVLVWDLQNPVHSTPESGATTDYGVPFRRLTGHSHFVQDVVLSSDGQFALSGSWDGELRLWDLSTGVTTRRFVGHEKDVISVAFSVDNRQIVSASRDKTIKLWNTLGECKYTIGGDLGGGEGHNGWVSCVRFSPNTFQPTIVSGSWDRTVKVWNLTNCKLRCTLDGHGGYVNAVAVSPDGSLCASGGKDGVTLLWDLAEGKRLYSLDAGSIIHSLCFSPNRYWLCAATQDSVKIWDLESKHVVQDLKPDIQISKNQILYCTSLSWSADGSTLYTGYTDGSIRVWKISGYGYAG; encoded by the exons ATGGCCGGCGCGCAGGAGTCCCTCTCCCTGGTGGGCACGATGCGCGGCCACAACGGTGAGGTGACGGCGATCGCCACCCCGATCGACAACTCCCCGTTCATCGTCTCCTCCTCCCGCGACAAGTCCGTGCTGGTGTGGGACCTGCAAAACCCGGTCCACTCCACCCCGGAATCCGGCGCCACCACCGACTACGGCGTCCCCTTCCGCCGCCTCACCGGCCACTCCCACTTCGTCCAGGACGTCGTCCTCAGCTCCGACGGCCAGTTCGCCCTCTCCGGCTCCTGGGACGGCGAGCTCCGCCTCTGGGACCTCTCCACCGGCGTCACCACCCGCCGCTTCGTCGGCCACGAGAAGGACGTCATCTCCGTCGCCTTCTCCGTCGACAACCGCCAGATCGTCTCCGCGTCCCGCGACAAGACCATCAAGCTCTGGAACACCCTCGGTGAGTGCAAGTACACCATTGGCGGCGacctcggcggcggcgagggccacAACGGGTGGGTCTCTTGCGTCAGGTTCTCCCCCAACACCTTCCAGCCCACCATTGTCTCCGGATCCTGGGACCGCACTGTCAAGGTCTGGAACCTTACCAACTGCAAGCTGCGCTGCACTCTGGATGGCCACGGCGGCTATGTTAACGCCGTCGCCGTGAGCCCCGACGGGTCGCTGTGCGCCTCCGGCGGGAAGGACGGTGTTACTCTGCTGTGGGATTTGGCTGAGGGGAAGAGGCTGTACTCGCTGGACGCGGGCTCCATCATCCACTCCCTCTGCTTCTCGCCCAACCGCTACTGGCTCTGCGCTGCGACGCAGGATTCTGTCAAGATCTGGGACCTTGAATCGAAGCACGTTGTGCAGGACCTCAAGCCCGACATCCAGATCTCCAAGAACCAG ATCCTGTACTGCACAAGCTTGAGCTGGAGCGCAGATGGAAGCACCCTCTACACTGGCTACACCGATGGGTCTATCAGGGTTTGGAAGATCTCTGGGTATGGCTACGCCGGCTAG
- the LOC136511452 gene encoding beta-1,3-galactosyltransferase pvg3-like has translation MSSSLYKQLGLSGAGSPLTGRHLALLILGAGFLALTVFVVHPNEFRIQSFFAGSSSSCGGHPGTDAPAAAVGSPHVATTAAARAPPPAPDDDYVRVLIGIQTLPSKRARRHLLRDVYSLQAQEHPSVAGSVDVRFVFCNVTSADDAVLVALEAIRYGDIIVLDCAENMDNGKTYTFFSTVARLFNGSSSSNTASRRYDYVMKADDDTYLRLPALVASLRGAAREDAYYGLQMPCDTESFYPFPPFMSGMGYALSWDLVQWVASSDLARREQDGPEDMWTGRWLNLAGKAKNRYDNAPRMYNYKGASPDSCFRHGFVPDTIAVHMLKDDARWAETLAYFNATAGLPRSSALYHLPLPAASP, from the coding sequence ATGTCATCGTCCCTGTACAAGCAGCTGGGCCTTTCTGGAGCCGGCTCCCCGCTCACCGGCCGCCACCTCGCCCTCCTCATCCTCGGCGCCGGATTCCTCGCGCTCACCGTCTTCGTCGTGCACCCCAACGAGTTCCGAATCCAATCCTTCTtcgcaggcagcagcagcagctgcggCGGCCACCCCGGCACGGACGCACCTGCTGCCGCAGTCGGCAGTCCCCATGTTGCCACCACCGCAGCAGCACGGGCGCCGCCGCCAGCTCCGGACGACGACTACGTGCGCGTCCTCATCGGCATCCAGACGCTGCCGAGCAAGCGCGCGCGGCGGCACCTGCTGCGGGACGTCTACTCGCTGCAGGCGCAGGAGCACCCGTCGGTCGCCGGCAGCGTGGACGTCCGGTTCGTGTTCTGCAACGTGACGTCCGCCGACGACGCGGTGCTCGTGGCGCTGGAGGCCATCCGCTACGGCGACATCATCGTGCTGGATTGCGCGGAGAACATGGACAACGGCAAGACGTACACCTTCTTCTCCACCGTGGCCCGCTTGTTcaacggcagcagcagcagcaacaccgCCAGCAGGAGGTACGACTACGTGATGAAGGCCGACGACGACACGTACCTTCGGCTGCCGGCGCTGGTGGCGTCGCTGCGCGGCGCGGCGAGGGAGGACGCCTACTACGGGCTGCAGATGCCGTGCGACACGGAGAGCTTCTACCCCTTCCCGCCCTTCATGTCCGGGATGGGGTACGCGCTGTCGTGGGACCTGGTGCAGTGGGTGGCGTCGTCCGACCTGGCCCGGCGCGAGCAGGATGGGCCCGAGGACATGTGGACGGGGCGGTGGCTCAACCTCGCCGGCAAGGCCAAGAACCGCTACGACAACGCGCCGAGGATGTACAACTACAAGGGCGCGTCGCCCGACAGCTGCTTCCGGCACGGCTTCGTCCCGGACACCATCGCCGTGCACATGCTCAAGGACGACGCGCGGTGGGCCGAGACGCTCGCCTACTTCAACGCCACCGCCGGACTCCCGCGCTCCAGCGCCCTCTACCACCTGCCGCTGCCGGCGGCCAGCCCCTGA
- the LOC136511450 gene encoding uncharacterized protein isoform X1 codes for MSDFVGSRYDKQEDFQVLLSKKDPGEPPQHKHYLWMAHWTKASSSAEPRNNNVSNPLEDINKGTTAKDSQTLPYEFMKSTVAERLMVGVSRGSASMQHARQFNSSMWGMARHVSNELGPKNSEQVDESFEKSMKKDAVNLRARAVVSETYSIHKLSELPLDFQNLGSSDDPSPDWSHFPMFEINRKIDSILNRKRRSAALGPLPLNLNVSASHVMALSSQEYMMHSHQIADENMDTCKPAEGFASRIDDPAGLNSDPSGPKLKGQLSDTMSCSCSKDDNNSADCPIDEQHTSHYFANSKHELPSVSNEKKFKFAGNNHNRIVASEAHNLKTRRSVVHKQQSAAEAMFCAPVLGSEFQNEPIAISTIGKKDGENFHEMYKSHGKAVSCSLLPYEHHRHLKTQRTESAGNLKVCTLPDQTANKLTEKSNGELLTYGPKSKEMYTGSCNRRRPYLFEKLTVPSKSQSAYPKNSVSSGKSSGFGVCMYGTNIGSRLFGAQNQSSAKTETLHSDTLIGSKSSAGIASLPAQKDYGCPDEAKSEQLAAPSKRRDSGYSKEDRTHNVNEGHDVSSKATIGSKQSCMPGTGITNLDLILSQMSRMRNQISSGIIQPPIGAEPSDRWLKRLQLDISDPDMPGSKRPKVGDSPPLRQRNRSFDMALPCNRTDTGAIDRVKEDQSLDEGKKMQETQERIPILEKSVNSWIGRWCQGGTPVFHEDPGQGRQATKPGRLSEELEGQFPSIAAMAMMGRAMNKLRPCEHQKKGPFVVWKTD; via the exons ATGTCAGACTTTGTCGGGAGTAGATATGACAAGCAAGAAGATTTTCAAGTTTTGTTGAGCAAGAAAGATCCTGGAGAACCACCTCAGCACAAGCATTACCTGTGGATGGCACACTGGACCAAAGCAAGCAGCAGTGCAGAACCCCGAAACAACAATGTCAGCAATCCTTTGGAGGATATCAACAAGGGCACTACTGCAAAAGATAGTCAGACTTTGCCTTATGAATTCATGAAATCTACAGTTGCTGAACGGCTCATGGTAGGAGTAAGCCGTGGAAGTGCCTCCATGCAGCATGCCCGACAGTTCAATTCTAGTATGTGGGGTATGGCACGCCATGTTTCCAATGAATTGGGACCAAAGAATAGTGAACAGGTTGATGAGTCTTTTGAAAAATCTATGAAGAAGGATGCTGTGAACTTGCGAGCCAGGGCAGTTGTGTCAGAAACATATTCTATTCACAAGCTTTCAGAGTTACCGTTGGATTTTCAGAACCTTGGGAGCTCAGATGATCCAAGTCCAGATTGGAGCCACTTTCCAATGTTCGAAATTAATCGAAAGATTGACAGTATTCTCAACCGTAAACGAAGGTCTGCAGCACTTGGTCCTTTACCTCTGAATCTAAATGTGTCTGCATCCCATGTGATGGCTCTATCGTCACAAGAATACATGATGCACTCACATCAAATAGCTGACGAGAACATGGATACGTGCAAACCTGCAGAAGGCTTTGCATCTCGCATAGACGATCCTGCTGGCCTCAACTCAGATCCTTCAGGGCCAAAGTTAAAAGGACAATTATCGGATACCATGTCATGTTCTTGCAGCAAGGATGACAACAACTCAGCAGATTGTCCAATAGATGAGCAGCATACAAGCCACTATTTTGCAAACTCAAAGCATGAACTACCCTCTGTATCTAACGAAAAGAAGTTCAAGTTTGCAGGAAACAACCACAATCGAATTGTTGCAAGTGAGGCCCACAATCTGAAGACAAGAAGATCTGTTGTCCATAAACAACAAAGTGCTGCAGAGGCAATGTTCTGTGCACCAGTACTTGGTAGTGAGTTTCAGAATGAACCAATAGCTATTTCTACCATCGGCAAGAAGGATGGTGAAAATTTTCATGAGATGTATAAATCTCATGGCAAGGCTGTTTCGTGTTCTTTGTTACCTTATGAGCATCATCGTCATCTCAAAACACAGAGAACGGAATCTGCAGGAAATCTGAAAGTCTGCACGTTACCTGATCAAACTGCAAATAAATTGACAGAAAAGAGTAATGGTGAGCTGCTGACATATGGACCAAAGTCAAAGGAAATGTATACAGGTTCTTGTAACCGAAGAAGGCCCTATTTATTCGAAAAGTTAACGGTTCCTTCCAAATCACAAAGTGCATATCCTAAAAATTCTGTGTCTTCAGGAAAATCTAGCGGCTTTGGAGTTTGTATGTACGGCACCAATATTGGCAGTCGGTTATTCGGAGCACAGAATCAATCTTCAGCTAAGACTGAAACATTGCACAGTGATACTCTTATTGGGTCCAAATCCTCAGCAG GCATTGCTTCATTGCCGGCACAAAAG GACTACGGTTGCCCAGACGAAGCAAAAAGTGAGCAGCTGGCAGCTCCGTCCAAGAGACGAGATTCAGGATACAGTAAAGAAGATAGAACCCATAATGTCAATGAAGGTCATGATGTTTCGTCCAAAGCAACCATTGGTAGTAAGCAATCGTGCATGCCCGGAACAGGAATCACGAACCTAGATCTCATACTTTCCCAAATGAGCAGAATGAGAAATCAAATTTCCAGTGGTATAATTCAACCACCAATAGGTGCCGAGCCAAGTGATAGATGGCTCAAGCGCCTACAGCTTGACATATCAGATCCTGACATGCCTGGTTCCAAGAGGCCAAAAGTTGGAGACAGTCCTCCACTCAGGCAAAGAAATCGTTCTTTTGACATGGCACTTCCTTGCAACAGGACTGACACTGGAGCAATCGATCGTGTTAAAGAGGACCAGAGCTTGGATGAAGGGAAAAAAATGCAAGAAACGCAAGAAAGAATCCCAATTCTAGAGAAGAGCGTGAATAGTTGGATAGGAAGATGGTGCCAGGGTGGCACTCCAGTTTTCCATGAAGACCCAGGCCAGGGAAGGCAAGCAACAAAGCCTGGCCGGTTATCCGAAGAACTTGAAGGTCAGTTCCCAAGCATTGCAGCGATGGCGATGATGGGGCGAGCGATGAACAAGCTTCGGCCATGCGAGCATCAGAAGAAGGGGCCATTTGTGGTGTGGAAGACAGATTGA
- the LOC136511450 gene encoding uncharacterized protein isoform X2 translates to MAHWTKASSSAEPRNNNVSNPLEDINKGTTAKDSQTLPYEFMKSTVAERLMVGVSRGSASMQHARQFNSSMWGMARHVSNELGPKNSEQVDESFEKSMKKDAVNLRARAVVSETYSIHKLSELPLDFQNLGSSDDPSPDWSHFPMFEINRKIDSILNRKRRSAALGPLPLNLNVSASHVMALSSQEYMMHSHQIADENMDTCKPAEGFASRIDDPAGLNSDPSGPKLKGQLSDTMSCSCSKDDNNSADCPIDEQHTSHYFANSKHELPSVSNEKKFKFAGNNHNRIVASEAHNLKTRRSVVHKQQSAAEAMFCAPVLGSEFQNEPIAISTIGKKDGENFHEMYKSHGKAVSCSLLPYEHHRHLKTQRTESAGNLKVCTLPDQTANKLTEKSNGELLTYGPKSKEMYTGSCNRRRPYLFEKLTVPSKSQSAYPKNSVSSGKSSGFGVCMYGTNIGSRLFGAQNQSSAKTETLHSDTLIGSKSSAGIASLPAQKDYGCPDEAKSEQLAAPSKRRDSGYSKEDRTHNVNEGHDVSSKATIGSKQSCMPGTGITNLDLILSQMSRMRNQISSGIIQPPIGAEPSDRWLKRLQLDISDPDMPGSKRPKVGDSPPLRQRNRSFDMALPCNRTDTGAIDRVKEDQSLDEGKKMQETQERIPILEKSVNSWIGRWCQGGTPVFHEDPGQGRQATKPGRLSEELEGQFPSIAAMAMMGRAMNKLRPCEHQKKGPFVVWKTD, encoded by the exons ATGGCACACTGGACCAAAGCAAGCAGCAGTGCAGAACCCCGAAACAACAATGTCAGCAATCCTTTGGAGGATATCAACAAGGGCACTACTGCAAAAGATAGTCAGACTTTGCCTTATGAATTCATGAAATCTACAGTTGCTGAACGGCTCATGGTAGGAGTAAGCCGTGGAAGTGCCTCCATGCAGCATGCCCGACAGTTCAATTCTAGTATGTGGGGTATGGCACGCCATGTTTCCAATGAATTGGGACCAAAGAATAGTGAACAGGTTGATGAGTCTTTTGAAAAATCTATGAAGAAGGATGCTGTGAACTTGCGAGCCAGGGCAGTTGTGTCAGAAACATATTCTATTCACAAGCTTTCAGAGTTACCGTTGGATTTTCAGAACCTTGGGAGCTCAGATGATCCAAGTCCAGATTGGAGCCACTTTCCAATGTTCGAAATTAATCGAAAGATTGACAGTATTCTCAACCGTAAACGAAGGTCTGCAGCACTTGGTCCTTTACCTCTGAATCTAAATGTGTCTGCATCCCATGTGATGGCTCTATCGTCACAAGAATACATGATGCACTCACATCAAATAGCTGACGAGAACATGGATACGTGCAAACCTGCAGAAGGCTTTGCATCTCGCATAGACGATCCTGCTGGCCTCAACTCAGATCCTTCAGGGCCAAAGTTAAAAGGACAATTATCGGATACCATGTCATGTTCTTGCAGCAAGGATGACAACAACTCAGCAGATTGTCCAATAGATGAGCAGCATACAAGCCACTATTTTGCAAACTCAAAGCATGAACTACCCTCTGTATCTAACGAAAAGAAGTTCAAGTTTGCAGGAAACAACCACAATCGAATTGTTGCAAGTGAGGCCCACAATCTGAAGACAAGAAGATCTGTTGTCCATAAACAACAAAGTGCTGCAGAGGCAATGTTCTGTGCACCAGTACTTGGTAGTGAGTTTCAGAATGAACCAATAGCTATTTCTACCATCGGCAAGAAGGATGGTGAAAATTTTCATGAGATGTATAAATCTCATGGCAAGGCTGTTTCGTGTTCTTTGTTACCTTATGAGCATCATCGTCATCTCAAAACACAGAGAACGGAATCTGCAGGAAATCTGAAAGTCTGCACGTTACCTGATCAAACTGCAAATAAATTGACAGAAAAGAGTAATGGTGAGCTGCTGACATATGGACCAAAGTCAAAGGAAATGTATACAGGTTCTTGTAACCGAAGAAGGCCCTATTTATTCGAAAAGTTAACGGTTCCTTCCAAATCACAAAGTGCATATCCTAAAAATTCTGTGTCTTCAGGAAAATCTAGCGGCTTTGGAGTTTGTATGTACGGCACCAATATTGGCAGTCGGTTATTCGGAGCACAGAATCAATCTTCAGCTAAGACTGAAACATTGCACAGTGATACTCTTATTGGGTCCAAATCCTCAGCAG GCATTGCTTCATTGCCGGCACAAAAG GACTACGGTTGCCCAGACGAAGCAAAAAGTGAGCAGCTGGCAGCTCCGTCCAAGAGACGAGATTCAGGATACAGTAAAGAAGATAGAACCCATAATGTCAATGAAGGTCATGATGTTTCGTCCAAAGCAACCATTGGTAGTAAGCAATCGTGCATGCCCGGAACAGGAATCACGAACCTAGATCTCATACTTTCCCAAATGAGCAGAATGAGAAATCAAATTTCCAGTGGTATAATTCAACCACCAATAGGTGCCGAGCCAAGTGATAGATGGCTCAAGCGCCTACAGCTTGACATATCAGATCCTGACATGCCTGGTTCCAAGAGGCCAAAAGTTGGAGACAGTCCTCCACTCAGGCAAAGAAATCGTTCTTTTGACATGGCACTTCCTTGCAACAGGACTGACACTGGAGCAATCGATCGTGTTAAAGAGGACCAGAGCTTGGATGAAGGGAAAAAAATGCAAGAAACGCAAGAAAGAATCCCAATTCTAGAGAAGAGCGTGAATAGTTGGATAGGAAGATGGTGCCAGGGTGGCACTCCAGTTTTCCATGAAGACCCAGGCCAGGGAAGGCAAGCAACAAAGCCTGGCCGGTTATCCGAAGAACTTGAAGGTCAGTTCCCAAGCATTGCAGCGATGGCGATGATGGGGCGAGCGATGAACAAGCTTCGGCCATGCGAGCATCAGAAGAAGGGGCCATTTGTGGTGTGGAAGACAGATTGA